A region from the Candidatus Limnocylindria bacterium genome encodes:
- a CDS encoding N-acetyltransferase: protein MSPQIRPARTDDVDAMRRLIDGYAAQDLMLSRSPEFLLEHLGDYIVADDAGFAGCCALAVLTRDLAEIRSLAVKPETSRRGVGKALVDGCVERARTLGLRRVFALTLVPEFFERCGFTLISLGRLPEKSAAECPVCPKRFACDEQAMLMDLDGTKPEPLRPGEPWGYTRIFLGQEPAR from the coding sequence ATGAGCCCGCAGATCAGGCCGGCGCGCACCGACGATGTCGACGCGATGCGAAGGCTGATCGACGGATACGCGGCGCAGGACCTGATGCTGTCGCGATCGCCCGAGTTCCTCCTCGAGCACCTCGGCGATTACATCGTCGCTGACGACGCCGGCTTCGCCGGATGCTGCGCGCTCGCCGTGCTCACGCGTGATCTTGCCGAGATCCGATCGCTTGCGGTGAAGCCGGAAACGTCACGTCGCGGAGTGGGGAAGGCGCTCGTCGATGGCTGCGTCGAGCGGGCGAGGACGCTCGGCCTGCGCCGTGTGTTCGCGCTCACGCTCGTGCCGGAGTTCTTCGAGCGCTGCGGTTTCACGCTCATCAGCCTCGGCCGGCTTCCGGAGAAGAGCGCCGCGGAGTGCCCCGTGTGTCCGAAGCGTTTCGCGTGCGACGAGCAGGCGATGCTGATGGATCTTGACGGCACCAAGCCCGAGCCGCTCCGCCCTGGCGAGCCGTGGGGCTACACACGAATCTTTCTCGGGCAGGAGCCGGCCCGCTAG
- a CDS encoding nitroreductase/quinone reductase family protein: protein MPVLLTPKGARGTGFRYVPAVRPAHAHPGQAASTADDHRREEGVSDSRLIVASNAGAASHPAWYVNLARRPEGAAIEVDGRRFAVNADSLHGPERDRAWKRIVALAPGYGKYERDTDREIPVVRVTRRP, encoded by the coding sequence ATGCCCGTACTGCTGACACCAAAGGGGGCGCGCGGCACGGGATTCCGGTATGTTCCGGCTGTTCGGCCGGCGCATGCGCATCCAGGGCAGGCCGCTTCTACTGCTGACGACCACCGGCGCGAAGAGGGCGTCAGTGATTCGCGACTCATCGTGGCATCGAACGCCGGCGCGGCCTCACATCCGGCGTGGTACGTGAACCTCGCGCGCCGTCCCGAGGGAGCGGCGATCGAAGTCGACGGCCGTCGCTTCGCGGTCAACGCCGACTCGCTGCACGGACCAGAACGCGACCGCGCGTGGAAGCGCATCGTCGCGCTCGCGCCTGGTTATGGCAAATATGAACGGGACACAGATCGAGAGATCCCGGTGGTACGAGTCACGCGTAGACCCTGA
- the ggt gene encoding gamma-glutamyltransferase, producing MTTRPTIRSVNGLVATDNHLATAAGIAVLRDGGSAVDAAVAAAAVCAVTQPHRTGIGGDLFALVYDARTREVQAYNGSGAAAKSLDRESFPDGFPKGGPRVATVPGVLAAFSDLMADHGRLGLERVLAPAIQYAEEGFPVSDGLAEGFVDSGARLDEECARVFGPVGRFPRAGEILQQTELAQTLREVVTHGTAAFYGGDLGERFAKGLATMGGHITLDDLASHATDRPEPIAVTYRGLRIFGQPPVSQGHILLEELAIAEGLDMKEFPWGSADLVHQMVEIKKMAFADRDAYAGDPKHMGFAADRLLDGPFVASRLRAIPAKASERAEAGALAVLATDTTYMAIVDRDGNAVSLIESVFSEFGSASMVPGTGILLNDRLTGFSLDAASPNVLAPGKRPIHTLNTVIALGGVTPRLVFGTPGRHAQVQTNFQLAVALIDHEMDVQRAIEEPRWYHESGRALKVENRFTEQTRKGLAAKGHEIALVGDWAEVTGGAQAIAIDENGVFSGGADPRREGNAAGY from the coding sequence GTGACCACGCGACCGACGATCCGTTCGGTGAACGGGCTGGTGGCGACCGACAACCATCTCGCCACGGCCGCCGGCATCGCCGTCCTTCGTGATGGTGGCAGCGCCGTCGACGCCGCGGTCGCGGCCGCGGCTGTGTGCGCTGTGACCCAGCCGCATCGCACCGGGATCGGCGGCGACCTCTTCGCGCTGGTCTACGACGCCCGCACTCGAGAGGTGCAGGCGTACAACGGGTCGGGAGCGGCAGCGAAGTCGCTCGACCGCGAATCGTTCCCCGACGGCTTCCCAAAGGGTGGGCCGCGCGTCGCCACGGTGCCCGGCGTGCTCGCTGCGTTCTCCGACCTGATGGCCGACCACGGCCGCCTCGGTCTCGAGCGCGTGCTCGCGCCCGCCATCCAGTACGCGGAGGAAGGATTCCCGGTGAGCGACGGCCTCGCGGAGGGATTCGTCGACAGCGGCGCGCGTCTCGATGAGGAGTGCGCGCGCGTCTTCGGTCCGGTCGGTCGTTTCCCGCGCGCCGGCGAGATCCTGCAGCAGACCGAACTCGCGCAGACGCTGCGCGAGGTCGTGACGCACGGGACGGCCGCGTTCTACGGCGGCGATCTTGGCGAGCGTTTCGCCAAGGGACTCGCGACGATGGGCGGTCACATCACGCTCGACGACCTCGCGTCGCACGCGACGGATCGACCCGAGCCGATCGCCGTCACGTACCGTGGCCTGCGCATCTTCGGACAGCCGCCCGTGTCGCAGGGTCACATCCTCCTGGAAGAGCTCGCGATCGCCGAAGGCCTCGACATGAAGGAGTTCCCGTGGGGAAGCGCCGACCTCGTCCATCAGATGGTCGAGATCAAGAAGATGGCGTTCGCCGACCGCGATGCCTACGCGGGCGACCCGAAGCACATGGGTTTCGCGGCCGATCGGCTCCTTGACGGACCGTTCGTGGCGAGCCGTCTCCGCGCGATACCGGCCAAAGCGAGCGAGCGCGCCGAGGCGGGTGCGCTTGCCGTGCTCGCGACGGACACGACGTACATGGCGATCGTCGATCGCGATGGCAACGCGGTCTCGCTCATCGAGAGCGTCTTCAGCGAGTTCGGGTCGGCGTCGATGGTCCCGGGCACAGGCATCCTGCTGAATGACCGGCTGACCGGCTTCTCGCTCGACGCCGCATCGCCGAACGTGCTCGCTCCCGGCAAGCGGCCGATCCACACCCTGAACACGGTCATCGCGCTCGGCGGTGTCACGCCGCGCTTGGTGTTCGGCACGCCGGGCCGGCACGCTCAGGTGCAGACGAACTTCCAGCTCGCGGTCGCGCTCATCGACCACGAAATGGATGTCCAGCGCGCGATCGAAGAGCCGCGCTGGTATCACGAGTCCGGCCGCGCACTCAAGGTCGAGAACCGTTTCACGGAGCAAACGCGCAAGGGGCTCGCGGCGAAGGGTCACGAGATCGCGCTCGTCGGCGACTGGGCCGAGGTGACCGGCGGCGCGCAGGCCATCGCGATCGACGAGAACGGCGTATTCAGTGGTGGCGCGGATCCTCGCCGCGAGGGCAACGCGGCCGGCTACTAG